In Castor canadensis chromosome 11, mCasCan1.hap1v2, whole genome shotgun sequence, a single genomic region encodes these proteins:
- the Myo1c gene encoding unconventional myosin-Ic isoform X4 — protein MESALTARDRVGVQDFVLLENFTSEAAFIENLRRRFRENLIYTYIGPVLVSVNPYRDLQIYSRQHMERYRGVSFYEVPPHLFAVADTAYRALRTERRDQAVMISGESGAGKTEATKRLLQFYAETCPAPERGGAVRDRLLQSNPVLEAFGNAKTLRNDNSSRFGKYMDVQFDFKGAPVGGHILSYLLEKSRVVHQNHGERNFHVFYQLLEGGEEETLRRLGLERNPQSYLYLVKGQCAKVSSINDKSDWKVVRKALTVIDFTEDEVEDLLSIVASVLHLGNIHFAADEESNAQVTTENQLKYLTRLLGVEGSTLREALTHRKIIAKGEELLSPLNLEQAAYARDALAKAVYSRTFTWLVRKINRSLASKDAESPSWRSTTVLGLLDIYGFEVFQHNSFEQFCINYCNEKLQQLFIELTLKSEQEEYEAEGIAWEPVQYFDNKIICDLVEEKFKGVISILDEECLRPGEATDLTFLEKLEDTVKLHPHFLTHKLADQRTRKSLGRGEFRLLHYAGEVTYSVTGFLDKNNDLLFRNLKETMCSSKNPIMSQCFDRSELSDKKRPETVATQFKMSLLQLVEILKSKEPAYIRCIKPNDAKQPGRFDEVLIRHQVKYLGLMENLRVRRAGFAYRRKYEAFLQRYKSLCPETWPTWAGRPQDGVAVLVRHLGYKPEEYKMGRTKIFIRFPKTLFATEDALEVRRQSLATKIQAAWRGFHWRQKFLRVKQSAICIQSWWRGTLGRRKAAKRKQAAQTIRRLIHGFILRHAPRCPENAFFLDHVRTSFLLNLRRQLPQNVLDTSWPTPPPALREASELLRELCMKNMVWKYCRSISPEWKQQLQQKAVASEIFKGKKDNYPQSVPRLFISTRLGTDEISPKVLQALGSEPIQYAVPVVKYDRKGYKPRSRQLLLTPNAVVIVEDAKVKQRIDYANLTGISVSSLSDSLFVLHVQREDNKQKGDVVLQSDHVIETLTKTALSADRVNNININQGSITFAGGPGRDGIIDFTPGSELLITKAKNGHLAVVAPRLNSR, from the exons ATGGAGAGCGCCCTGACTGCCCGTGACCGGGTGGGGGTGCAGGATTTCGTGCTGCTGGAAAACTTCACCAGTGAGGCCGCCTTCATCGAGAATCTGCGGCGGCGCTTCCGGGAGAACCTCATTTAT ACGTACATCGGCCCTGTCCTGGTCTCTGTCAACCCCTACCGGGACCTACAGATTTACAGCCGACAGCATATGGAGCGCTACCGTGGTGTCAGCTTCTACGAAGTGCCTCCCCACCT GTTTGCAGTAGCTGACACTGCATACCGAGCACTGCGCACAGAACGCCGAGACCAGGCAGTGATGATCTCTGGGGAGAGTGGGGCAGGCAAGACAGAGGCCACCAAGAGACTGCTGCAGTTCTATGCAGAGACCTGCCCAGCACCAGAGCGGGGTGGTGCTGTGCGGGACCGGCTGCTGCAGAGTAACCCTGTGCTGGAG GCCTTTGGCAATGCCAAGACTCTCCGGAATGATAACTCCAGCCGATTTGGGAAGTACATGGATGTGCAGTTTGATTTCAAG GGTGCCCCTGTGGGTGGCCACATCCTCAGTTACCTTCTGGAGAAGTCCCGAGTGGTGCACCAGAATCATGGGGAGCGGAACTTCCATGTCTTCTACCAGCTGCTGGAAGGGGGCGAGGAGGAGACGCTGCGCAGGCTGGGCTTGGAACGGAACCCCCAGAGCTACCTGTACCTGGTGAAG GGCCAGTGTGCCAAGGTCTCTTCCATCAATGACAAGAGTGACTGGAAGGTTGTCAGGAAGGCACTGACAGTCATTGACTTCACTGAGGATGAAGTGGAG GACCTGCTGAGCATCGTGGCCAGCGTCCTGCATTTGGGCAACATCCACTTTGCTGCTGATGAGGAGAGCAATGCCCAGGTCACCACCGAGAACCAGCTCAAGTATCTGACTAGG CTCCTTGGTGTGGAAGGCTCTACCTTGCGGGAAGCCCTGACACATAGGAAGATCATTGCCAAAGGAGAAGAG CTCCTTAGCCCACTGAACCTGGAACAGGCCGCATATGCACGGGACGCTCTTGCCAAGGCTGTGTACAGTCGCACTTTCACCTGGCTAGTCAGGAAGATCAATAGGTCACTGGCTTCCAAG GATGCTGAGAGCCCCAGCTGGAGAAGCACCACAGTTCTTGGACTCCTGGACATTTATGGCTTTGAAGTGTTCCAGCATAACAG CTTCGAGCAGTTCTGCATCAACTACTGCAATGAGAAGCTTCAGCAGCTCTTCATCGAGCTGACACTAAAGTCGGAACAGGAGGAGTATGAGGCAGAAGGCATTGCG TGGGAGCCCGTCCAGTATTTCGACAATAAGATCATCTGTGACCTTGTGGAGGAGAAGTTCAAGGGTGTCATCTCCATCCTG GATGAGGAGTGTCTGCGTCCTGGGGAGGCCACTGACCTGACCTTCCTAGAGAAGCTAGAGGACACTGTCAAGCTTCATCCTCACTTCCTGAC GCACAAGCTGGCTGACCAGCGGACCAGGAAATCTCTGGGCCGTGGGGAGTTCCGCCTTCTGCACTATGCCGGGGAGGTGACCTACAGTGTAACTG GGTTTCTGGATAAAAACAATGACCTTCTCTTCCGGAACCTGAAGGAg ACCATGTGCAGCTCGAAGAATCCCATTATGAGCCAGTGCTTTGACCGGAGCGAGCTCAGTGACAAGAAGCGGCCAGAAACG GTGGCCACCCAGTTCAAGATGAGCCTTCTGCAGCTAGTGGAGATCCTGAAGTCTAAGGAGCCCGCCTACATCCGCTGCATCAAGCCTAATGATGCCAAACAGCCTG GCCGTTTTGATGAGGTGTTGATCCGGCACCAGGTGAAGTACCTGGGGCTGATGGAGAACCTGCGTGTGCGTAGAGCTGGCTTCGCCTATCGTCGAAAATACGAGGCTTTCCTGCAGAG GTACAAGTCACTGTGCCCAGAGACGTGGCCCACATGGGCAGGACGGCCCCAGGATGGGGTGGCTGTGCTGGTCAGACACCTTGGCTACAAGCCTGAAGAGTACAAGATGGGCAG GACCAAGATCTTCATCCGCTTCCCCAAGACCCTGTTTGCCACAGAGGATGCCTTGGAGGTCCGGCGGCAGAGCCTGG CCACAAAGATCCAGGCTGCCTGGAGAGGCTTTCACTGGCGGCAGAAATTTCTTCGGGTGAAGCAATCAG CCATTTGTATTCAGTCATGGTGGCGTGGAACACTGGGTCGGAGGAAGGCAGCCAAGAGGAAGCAGGCAGCACAGACCATCCGACG GCTCATCCATGGCTTCATTCTGCGCCATGCACCCCGTTGCCCTGAGAATGCCTTCTTCCTGGATCATGTGCGCACCTCATTTTTGCTTAATCTGCGGCGGCAGCTGCCCCAGAATGTCCTGGACACCTCCTGGCCCACGCCCCCACCTGCCCTGCGAGAG GCCTCAGAGCTTCTACGGGAGTTGTGCATGAAGAACATGGTGTGGAAGTACTGCCGGAGCATCAGCCCTGAGTGGAAGCAGCAG CTGCAGCAAAAGGCTGTGGCTAGTGAGATCTTTAAGGGCAAGAAGGATAATTACCCCCAGAGCGTCCCCAGACTTTTCATCAGCACGCGGCTTG GCACAGACGAGATCAGCCCCAAAGTGCTGCAGGCACTAGGCTCTGAGCCCATCCAG TATGCCGTGCCAGTGGTGAAATATGACCGCAAAGGCTATAAGCCTCGTTCCCGGCAGCTACTGCTTACACCGAATGCCGTGGTCATTGTGGAGGACGCTAAAGTCAAGCAGAGGATTGATTACGCCAACCTGACAG GAATCTCTGTCAGCAGCCTGAGTGACAGCCTGTTTGTGCTTCATGTGCAGCGTGAGGACAATAAGCAGAAG GGAGATGTGGTGCTGCAGAGTGACCACGTGATTGAGACACTGACCAAGACTGCCCTCAGCGCCGATCGAGTGAACAATATCAACATCAACCAGGGCAG CATTACATTTGCAGGGGGTCCTGGCAGGGATGGCATCATCGACTTTACACCTGGCTCAGAGCTGCTTATAACCAAAGCCAAGAATGGGCACCTGGCTGTG GTGGCCCCACGGCTGAATTCTCGGTGA